A window of the Bacteriovorax sp. PP10 genome harbors these coding sequences:
- a CDS encoding vWA domain-containing protein yields the protein MLENLSKGKKHMLLVLCFLVFGACKQSEFYEKQGLSEIATGTDTGGGNGGGLVPGGDGGGTGGGNTGDNGGNTGGGGGTTNPPVVTPPVVVVPPVIVDPPVVVNPPVVVDPPVVVNPPVVVDPPVVVNPPVVTPPVVVVPPVVTPPVVTPPTEPAIILNDRSEIFTQNTGKKGDVDILWVIDDSGSMADEQDSLGRNFQSFIDQFLVKDIDFKMAITTTDGTSSRNGKMVGDSALLTSTAAKKNKATFIANFKKLVNVGIKGSGVEQGLKTSAAFMDRYASSFLRPDAFLVVVYLSDEEDQSDKKVSEYLTKLQALKTNKGMVKAYSIVALKNSSAANWETIGKRYAEISTATAGTTSDIKKDFANVLLDMGGTIVNLMDSFALNESPYQNQIEVLVSGVKVNSGYTFNASSRSIKFDANALPAEGSKVEVRYKVKATVLGAI from the coding sequence ATGTTAGAAAATCTTTCGAAAGGCAAAAAGCACATGCTTCTTGTCCTATGCTTTCTGGTCTTTGGTGCGTGTAAGCAAAGTGAGTTCTACGAAAAACAAGGTCTTTCTGAAATTGCAACGGGTACTGATACTGGCGGCGGAAACGGCGGTGGTTTAGTTCCTGGTGGAGACGGCGGTGGCACAGGTGGTGGGAACACTGGTGATAACGGCGGCAATACTGGCGGAGGTGGTGGAACTACTAACCCTCCGGTTGTTACTCCTCCTGTTGTAGTTGTACCTCCAGTTATTGTTGATCCTCCAGTTGTCGTCAATCCTCCTGTGGTTGTTGATCCTCCTGTCGTAGTCAATCCTCCAGTGGTTGTCGATCCGCCAGTTGTTGTCAATCCTCCAGTGGTTACTCCTCCAGTGGTAGTCGTTCCTCCAGTTGTTACTCCTCCAGTAGTAACACCTCCGACTGAACCAGCGATTATTTTAAATGATCGTTCAGAAATCTTTACTCAAAACACTGGGAAAAAAGGCGACGTAGACATCCTATGGGTTATTGATGACTCTGGATCAATGGCAGATGAACAGGATTCATTAGGAAGAAATTTTCAATCGTTCATCGATCAGTTCTTAGTTAAAGACATCGATTTTAAAATGGCGATCACAACAACAGACGGGACTTCATCAAGAAACGGAAAAATGGTTGGTGATAGTGCTCTATTAACTTCTACTGCAGCTAAAAAGAACAAAGCAACTTTTATCGCTAACTTTAAGAAGTTAGTAAACGTTGGGATTAAAGGTTCTGGAGTTGAGCAAGGGTTAAAAACATCTGCAGCGTTTATGGATCGTTATGCTTCAAGTTTTTTAAGACCAGATGCTTTCTTGGTTGTGGTTTATCTGTCAGATGAAGAAGACCAATCAGACAAAAAAGTTTCTGAGTATCTTACAAAACTTCAAGCGCTAAAAACAAACAAAGGTATGGTTAAGGCCTATTCAATTGTAGCGTTGAAAAATAGTTCAGCGGCAAATTGGGAAACAATCGGTAAACGTTATGCTGAGATCTCAACAGCTACGGCCGGTACAACAAGTGACATTAAAAAAGATTTCGCCAACGTATTACTAGATATGGGTGGAACGATTGTTAACTTGATGGATAGTTTCGCTCTAAACGAATCTCCTTACCAAAACCAGATCGAAGTACTAGTAAGTGGAGTTAAAGTTAATTCTGGGTATACCTTCAATGCATCATCTCGTTCGATCAAATTTGATGCTAACGCACTTCCTGCTGAAGGTTCAAAAGTTGAAGTTCGCTACAAAGTTAAAGCGACTGTATTAGGAGCCATTTAA
- a CDS encoding ExbD/TolR family protein: MSMKIGNDDDDSDIVAEINMTPLIDVMLVLLIVFMVSSTAALESGMDIELPKTALTNEKKEAEILVISLGKDGNVAVQGKKVLPADITRQIASDLKTLKTDSVILEGDTGANLGRAVELMDMAKVAGAKNFSIAAEEGKKN, from the coding sequence ATGTCAATGAAAATAGGAAATGATGACGATGATTCAGATATCGTAGCAGAAATCAACATGACTCCCCTAATCGACGTCATGCTTGTTCTTCTGATTGTATTCATGGTTTCTTCAACGGCCGCCCTTGAATCGGGAATGGACATTGAACTACCAAAGACTGCACTAACGAATGAGAAAAAAGAAGCTGAGATCCTGGTTATCTCGCTTGGAAAAGATGGGAATGTGGCCGTTCAAGGTAAAAAAGTTTTACCGGCAGACATTACAAGACAGATCGCCAGTGATCTAAAAACTCTAAAAACTGATTCAGTTATTTTAGAGGGTGATACTGGAGCAAACCTTGGACGTGCAGTTGAGTTGATGGACATGGCGAAAGTCGCTGGTGCAAAGAACTTCTCAATCGCGGCAGAAGAAGGCAAAAAGAACTAA
- a CDS encoding outer membrane beta-barrel domain-containing protein, which yields MKVNYRNIIALSLVSFTLSAPALRADEKDLYDFMWLDPDKKVYVLQNKVHKKANTVYANIGYGTGLSSNFQDTSMIHTNAGYFFTEELGIELMYTKYSNKDNDAFENLKKLNGAIPFIRQTESNMGVLAKWSPFYGKINTFNKIFYFDWSFGLGIGKLNTKSNATSVANPLSANTYSTEKYTSVIAKTGLSLHATKNIHIGADLIMNNYKAPGPTINNNTPASKMRSNMDAVITIGVSF from the coding sequence ATGAAAGTTAATTACAGAAATATTATAGCATTGTCTCTAGTTTCATTCACCCTAAGCGCACCCGCGCTTAGGGCTGATGAGAAGGATTTATACGACTTTATGTGGTTAGATCCAGATAAAAAAGTTTATGTTCTTCAAAACAAAGTTCACAAGAAAGCAAACACTGTTTACGCTAACATCGGTTACGGGACAGGACTTTCTTCGAACTTTCAAGATACTTCAATGATTCATACTAATGCTGGTTACTTCTTCACAGAAGAGCTTGGTATTGAATTAATGTACACAAAGTACAGCAACAAAGATAACGACGCATTTGAAAATTTAAAAAAATTAAATGGAGCGATTCCATTCATCAGACAAACAGAAAGCAACATGGGAGTTCTTGCGAAATGGTCACCGTTCTACGGAAAGATCAATACGTTTAACAAGATCTTCTACTTTGACTGGTCATTTGGACTAGGGATTGGGAAGTTGAATACTAAGTCGAACGCAACATCGGTTGCCAACCCTCTTTCTGCCAACACTTACTCAACTGAGAAGTACACTTCAGTAATCGCAAAAACGGGATTAAGCCTTCACGCGACAAAAAATATTCACATCGGGGCCGACCTGATCATGAATAATTATAAAGCGCCAGGGCCTACGATCAACAACAACACTCCTGCTTCTAAAATGAGAAGCAACATGGATGCTGTGATCACGATTGGGGTTTCGTTCTAA
- a CDS encoding AgmX/PglI C-terminal domain-containing protein: MIPTLRPIKVNEHRGKIAAKLVLPARHYHKDKSNHDFIKKAIMASLFLHAAIFIIKTPEHVVPVVEKEKLASIKMNFITPPESYKREKKIAEKIEAAKVATMTDPGVKVVTTNESGKTGDPKQALDQKVQKSKAGSAKKGPLSSPNVAGATGLGDSAAKGYEFKGKGLKALMGNSATMTIAAGAGTEGSRGLTSGTGIGNKGSNLTGDYRAPAGIGDGSGHLLGKDAVGNYDRSTTTRGLANKKGIDTAFVQADTVVMGSIEPELLRKILQEYLPQFKFCYQQELQEHSEKIKGIVDLNFRIEGDGKVSTVNIKTAATQFSPKGVSCMSNILRIIDFPKPKGGGLVDVRQPLNFFSESTKI, encoded by the coding sequence ATGATACCAACACTAAGACCGATAAAAGTTAACGAACATCGAGGCAAGATTGCCGCGAAGTTAGTGTTACCGGCACGACATTATCACAAAGATAAGTCGAATCATGATTTCATTAAAAAAGCGATCATGGCCAGTCTCTTTCTTCACGCTGCGATCTTCATTATAAAAACTCCTGAGCACGTCGTGCCGGTGGTTGAAAAAGAAAAGCTGGCTTCTATTAAGATGAATTTTATTACGCCTCCAGAGTCGTATAAAAGAGAAAAGAAGATAGCTGAAAAAATTGAAGCAGCAAAAGTTGCAACGATGACTGACCCTGGGGTTAAAGTCGTGACAACTAATGAGTCCGGAAAAACCGGAGACCCAAAACAGGCACTGGACCAGAAAGTTCAGAAGTCTAAAGCGGGTTCAGCGAAAAAAGGACCTCTATCGAGTCCTAACGTTGCCGGGGCCACAGGCCTGGGTGATTCAGCTGCCAAAGGATATGAGTTCAAAGGAAAGGGACTTAAGGCACTAATGGGAAATAGTGCGACCATGACGATCGCTGCAGGTGCCGGGACTGAGGGAAGTCGCGGATTAACAAGTGGTACCGGTATTGGAAACAAGGGTTCTAATTTAACTGGTGACTATCGTGCCCCTGCCGGAATCGGTGATGGTTCAGGACATCTACTAGGAAAAGACGCTGTCGGAAACTACGACCGCTCAACAACGACTCGTGGACTTGCGAATAAAAAAGGTATTGATACCGCTTTCGTGCAAGCAGATACAGTCGTCATGGGATCGATTGAACCTGAATTGTTAAGAAAGATTTTACAAGAGTATTTACCGCAATTTAAATTTTGTTACCAACAGGAGCTTCAAGAGCACTCAGAAAAAATTAAAGGGATTGTAGACCTGAATTTTAGAATCGAGGGTGATGGAAAAGTTTCTACGGTTAACATTAAGACAGCAGCGACACAATTTTCTCCTAAAGGGGTTTCTTGTATGTCGAATATCTTACGAATCATCGACTTTCCAAAGCCTAAGGGTGGTGGTCTGGTTGACGTAAGACAGCCGCTGAATTTCTTCTCTGAAAGTACTAAGATCTAA
- a CDS encoding tetratricopeptide repeat protein gives MKKIILLVSILSANNVFAETPALQNVENKAAAPAKVVEPMPAPAPQMASPSFDQERWKKLMVLIDSEIKTIKGNRYSGPELKHRMFELYSEKIKLIKEKENLNLLKAESTAVIKNGKESFFKASQDQYKTAQSYALSIVTQYPKYARIAEIYYALAINSRDYGTSAETEKFLKLAISRSTGESKTMYNAKTALAEYYYNNKRYHEAVGYYSDVLKNQEDEWYGKHLYNAGWCHLKERNFKKALELMKLSFETTKNKKYVSMKEQVYNAIGIFFVQADATYEGVEFFELNASPSAPHLLTLALSSMNKSNFQMTDEVLKAALRDTKKRKDANGEMKVRLTQLDVYRESKKDEQYFETANSILDLHKKNKLDADDLFMAQNKIKEVAGFMQINLIKDKSKDPVVYSKDDYKKIMRYFDILSSLDRPKKKLYRYYQGETALSAQDYQVALKYYVRAIMNAKLTKDKDETTRKALDAMLATIEYAKLPKAKEDEYTIFAFKNFVIFYPQSDKSQAIYQKLFNKYFELGRIKKAVNILMVYKMNYQSDDKIHREMLTQILDSYIKAKNTDKLAFWIGKIEKGYLSFSSEYIQNSIAVLGDLLFNKYQALEKKGLVKEAVKGYESIYDSKQYPKRTKAEAAYAIAALTLEQNNVKLSYKWLKKSLDLYDNKDLIKVTSSLFVLAKGYRLLQDFEVSNELALITARKFCKDIYKNKEDFYQLINENTIIHKTNISNLIKVEDEFKKCDLSEKLISRTQTENMERLIYADRYQDAITYFKANSVNVGLVKMMDKYVKYKFYQNPIAMKKDIDSLTSVMDLTAVKTQYEYVLDFAKKAHDMKFEFTSEEKFNEDKFNLELEQYFAMIGELNNEAVALSKNSSPQEVIMIRNVLGKPYFSLEKAVRNYMPKGVDERYLQGFKSGMRQVTESLIAKGLQVDREKVAFLEKNNYFFEVQKNDIVGLEKNNSLVNALNFHSAILFSSTLDIGTTSNNRVVAGQ, from the coding sequence ATGAAAAAAATCATTCTACTTGTTTCAATTCTTTCGGCAAATAATGTATTTGCCGAAACTCCTGCGCTTCAAAACGTAGAAAATAAGGCAGCTGCTCCAGCGAAAGTTGTTGAGCCAATGCCGGCACCAGCTCCTCAGATGGCGTCTCCTAGTTTTGACCAGGAACGCTGGAAAAAATTAATGGTGCTTATTGATAGTGAAATTAAAACTATCAAGGGTAATCGTTATTCAGGGCCGGAATTAAAACACCGTATGTTTGAACTTTACTCAGAAAAAATTAAACTGATTAAAGAAAAGGAAAACTTAAACCTGCTTAAAGCAGAATCAACTGCCGTTATTAAAAATGGGAAAGAATCTTTTTTCAAAGCTTCTCAAGATCAATATAAAACAGCTCAATCATATGCGCTGTCGATTGTTACCCAATACCCAAAATATGCACGCATCGCTGAGATCTACTACGCTCTAGCGATCAACTCTCGTGACTACGGGACAAGTGCTGAAACAGAAAAATTCTTAAAGCTGGCAATCTCTCGCAGTACTGGTGAATCAAAAACTATGTACAACGCAAAGACTGCTCTTGCTGAATACTACTATAACAACAAAAGATACCACGAAGCCGTTGGTTACTATTCTGACGTTTTAAAAAACCAGGAAGACGAATGGTACGGGAAGCATTTATATAACGCTGGATGGTGTCACCTGAAAGAAAGAAATTTCAAAAAAGCTCTGGAGCTTATGAAGTTATCTTTTGAAACAACTAAAAATAAAAAATACGTTTCAATGAAAGAGCAAGTTTACAATGCTATCGGGATTTTCTTTGTTCAGGCCGACGCTACTTATGAAGGGGTTGAGTTCTTTGAATTAAACGCTAGTCCTTCTGCTCCTCACCTACTTACTCTTGCTCTATCTTCAATGAACAAAAGTAACTTCCAGATGACAGATGAAGTTTTAAAAGCAGCTCTAAGAGATACAAAAAAGAGAAAAGATGCTAACGGAGAAATGAAAGTTCGTTTAACTCAACTTGACGTTTACCGTGAGAGTAAAAAAGACGAACAATACTTTGAAACAGCTAACAGCATTCTTGATCTTCATAAGAAAAACAAATTGGACGCTGACGATTTATTCATGGCCCAAAATAAAATTAAGGAAGTTGCAGGTTTCATGCAAATCAACTTAATCAAAGACAAGTCAAAGGACCCGGTTGTTTACAGTAAAGATGATTACAAGAAAATTATGCGCTACTTTGATATTCTTTCGAGCTTAGACCGTCCTAAGAAGAAACTATACCGTTACTACCAAGGGGAAACGGCCCTTTCAGCTCAAGACTACCAGGTTGCTCTTAAGTACTACGTTCGTGCAATCATGAACGCGAAACTTACAAAAGATAAAGACGAAACAACAAGAAAAGCATTAGATGCAATGCTTGCAACAATTGAATACGCAAAACTTCCAAAAGCGAAAGAAGACGAATACACAATCTTCGCTTTCAAAAACTTTGTTATCTTCTACCCTCAATCTGATAAGTCACAAGCGATTTACCAGAAATTATTTAACAAGTATTTTGAACTTGGACGCATTAAGAAAGCAGTTAACATTTTGATGGTTTATAAAATGAACTACCAAAGTGATGACAAGATTCACCGTGAGATGTTAACTCAGATTTTAGATTCATACATCAAAGCTAAAAACACAGATAAACTTGCTTTCTGGATTGGGAAAATTGAAAAAGGTTACCTAAGCTTCAGCAGCGAATATATCCAGAACTCAATTGCGGTATTAGGAGATCTTCTGTTTAACAAATACCAGGCCCTTGAGAAAAAAGGTCTCGTGAAAGAAGCGGTTAAAGGTTACGAGTCGATCTACGATTCAAAACAATACCCAAAGAGAACAAAAGCGGAAGCTGCTTACGCGATCGCTGCTTTAACTCTTGAGCAAAACAATGTGAAGCTTTCATACAAGTGGTTAAAGAAGAGTTTAGACCTGTATGACAACAAAGATTTAATCAAAGTAACAAGCTCTCTATTTGTTCTGGCAAAAGGATACAGACTTCTTCAGGATTTCGAAGTTTCAAATGAACTTGCTCTAATCACTGCTAGAAAATTTTGTAAAGATATCTACAAGAACAAAGAAGACTTTTACCAGTTAATTAACGAGAACACCATTATCCACAAAACAAATATCTCAAACCTTATCAAGGTTGAAGATGAATTTAAGAAATGTGACTTAAGCGAAAAACTAATCTCGAGAACTCAGACAGAAAATATGGAACGCTTAATTTACGCTGACAGATACCAGGACGCGATTACTTACTTCAAAGCGAACTCAGTAAACGTAGGTCTGGTAAAAATGATGGATAAATACGTAAAGTATAAATTCTACCAGAACCCAATTGCTATGAAAAAAGACATCGATTCTTTAACGTCAGTAATGGACTTAACTGCTGTGAAAACTCAGTATGAATACGTACTAGACTTCGCTAAAAAAGCTCACGATATGAAGTTCGAATTTACGTCTGAAGAAAAGTTCAATGAAGATAAGTTCAACCTGGAATTAGAGCAGTATTTTGCAATGATTGGAGAGCTTAATAACGAGGCCGTAGCACTATCTAAGAATTCTAGCCCTCAAGAAGTGATCATGATTCGAAATGTCCTTGGAAAGCCTTATTTTTCATTGGAAAAAGCCGTGAGAAATTACATGCCTAAAGGGGTAGACGAACGTTATTTACAGGGGTTTAAATCAGGGATGCGCCAAGTTACTGAGTCACTGATCGCTAAAGGGTTACAAGTTGATAGAGAAAAAGTGGCATTTTTAGAGAAAAATAATTATTTTTTTGAAGTTCAGAAAAATGATATAGTCGGGTTAGAAAAAAATAATTCATTGGTAAACGCACTTAATTTTCACTCGGCAATTCTCTTCTCTAGCACTTTGGATATTGGGACAACAAGTAATAACAGAGTAGTTGCAGGACAATAA
- a CDS encoding MotA/TolQ/ExbB proton channel family protein has protein sequence MHLIELFKQGGFIMYPLLAFSIGIWIITIHKILALTKFNKEAKHYLNEATRIVQSQKLNEMEFLYKNCPEVIAKAHYAIFDEALSREDYEQRLHRRLDETNTELKKNMWMLGTIASSAPFVGLFGTVWGIMESFKQIGSSGKAGFAVVAGSISEALIATGSGILVAVIAVMFYNYLNVRVSATAKEFKNNLGDMADQFNSLKR, from the coding sequence ATGCATCTTATTGAACTTTTTAAGCAGGGTGGATTTATCATGTATCCGTTATTAGCGTTCTCAATCGGGATCTGGATTATCACAATCCATAAAATCCTAGCATTGACGAAGTTTAATAAGGAAGCAAAACACTATCTAAACGAAGCAACTCGCATCGTTCAGTCTCAAAAACTAAACGAAATGGAATTCTTATATAAGAACTGTCCTGAAGTTATCGCTAAAGCTCACTATGCAATCTTTGATGAAGCTCTTTCACGTGAAGATTATGAGCAAAGACTTCACAGACGTCTTGATGAAACAAACACAGAACTTAAAAAGAATATGTGGATGCTTGGTACAATCGCTTCATCTGCTCCCTTCGTAGGTCTATTCGGTACGGTTTGGGGGATCATGGAATCGTTTAAACAAATCGGATCATCTGGTAAAGCAGGGTTCGCAGTTGTTGCCGGTTCAATTTCAGAAGCACTAATTGCTACGGGTTCAGGGATCTTGGTCGCGGTTATCGCGGTTATGTTCTACAACTATTTAAACGTTAGAGTGTCAGCTACAGCTAAAGAATTTAAAAATAATTTAGGTGATATGGCCGATCAGTTTAATTCACTGAAACGCTAA
- a CDS encoding outer membrane protein assembly factor BamD, whose protein sequence is MKYIALLIALFVAADASASAKGAYELYQKDKSKTRDKKIAHELIEGNYYFSAIPYINTYLENNTEIDAELEADIETLVIKTGTMAVLNLDEKRLEGFNIPSISLILGTRLFNKDQNAKAYEILSRIPETHQFSGEAALIKGTIRNLERKNIEALNLYQSCVNKSTALESSANGEKLKRYYNYLKETCIIRTARVKIEEKKYDEALVIYEQIDKRSYKWPYILMDQAWANYYLKDYNRALGLTVTYKAPLLQSYFFPEAEVLMALSYYNLCLWDDSLKVVDHFYDVYQPKAQALKDILGKNKASHTYFLDLYYADTETRENLNPFIRNLITQTRKQVKFNLDLASLKAAKDELQLLKRLKNKNDFTEGLEANLGSTIGFISAKINFYIKKEIFTFINEIHKHSFSMFNLKLELLSKKRDEIYNAKALAEAPRQRGSDSNVNRKSNQYFFDFNGSFWADELGDYSFGLQSSCKDTTKVANK, encoded by the coding sequence ATGAAATACATAGCATTATTAATCGCCCTTTTTGTTGCCGCTGATGCTTCCGCTTCCGCTAAAGGTGCGTATGAACTTTATCAAAAAGATAAGTCGAAAACTCGCGATAAAAAAATCGCGCACGAACTGATCGAAGGGAATTATTACTTCAGCGCGATTCCCTATATCAACACTTACCTTGAAAACAACACTGAGATTGATGCTGAGTTGGAAGCTGACATTGAAACTCTGGTTATTAAAACCGGAACAATGGCCGTTTTAAACCTGGATGAAAAGCGTCTTGAGGGATTTAACATTCCTTCAATTTCTCTCATACTTGGAACAAGACTTTTTAATAAAGATCAAAACGCAAAAGCTTACGAAATTTTATCTCGCATTCCTGAGACTCACCAGTTCTCTGGCGAAGCGGCCCTTATCAAAGGGACAATCAGAAACTTAGAAAGAAAAAATATCGAAGCTCTCAATCTTTATCAGTCTTGTGTAAATAAATCGACAGCACTGGAATCAAGTGCCAACGGTGAGAAATTAAAAAGATATTACAACTACCTTAAAGAAACATGTATTATCAGAACTGCAAGAGTCAAGATCGAAGAAAAGAAATACGATGAAGCTCTAGTGATTTATGAACAAATTGATAAACGTTCATACAAATGGCCATACATCCTAATGGATCAAGCTTGGGCAAACTACTACTTAAAAGACTATAACCGTGCTCTTGGTTTAACTGTTACTTACAAAGCTCCTCTACTTCAAAGTTATTTCTTCCCAGAAGCTGAAGTATTAATGGCGCTTTCTTACTACAACCTTTGCCTTTGGGATGACTCGCTTAAAGTTGTTGACCACTTCTACGATGTTTACCAACCAAAAGCTCAAGCTCTTAAAGACATTCTAGGAAAGAACAAGGCCTCTCACACTTACTTCCTTGATCTTTACTATGCTGATACTGAAACGAGAGAAAACCTGAACCCATTTATTAGAAACCTGATCACTCAGACTAGAAAACAAGTAAAGTTCAACCTGGATTTAGCAAGCTTAAAAGCAGCAAAAGACGAATTGCAGTTATTAAAGCGCCTTAAAAACAAAAACGACTTTACTGAAGGCCTGGAAGCGAATCTTGGTTCAACAATTGGTTTCATCAGCGCGAAGATTAACTTCTACATCAAGAAAGAGATCTTTACGTTTATTAACGAAATTCACAAGCACAGCTTCTCAATGTTCAACCTGAAACTGGAACTGTTATCTAAAAAACGTGACGAGATCTACAACGCTAAGGCCCTTGCTGAAGCACCAAGACAACGTGGATCGGATTCAAACGTTAATAGAAAATCAAACCAGTACTTTTTCGACTTTAACGGTTCTTTCTGGGCGGATGAGTTAGGAGACTACTCTTTCGGATTACAGAGTTCTTGTAAAGATACGACTAAGGTTGCAAATAAATAA
- a CDS encoding tetratricopeptide repeat protein, producing MKNMSKLTNISLSILVTAMLASCAGPSFNNQIQKDQYDLLAEESFMRYNSNRLAAMDSPKRDFISLSLISCHQQKVTKGEGILEEKMQQNKSNPFYWNALGTCYSLSKDYTKAIFYYELGLEATRAGNKDFNDNQKKLAEAVISNNLGLIHLTFKRYNEAYDAFKKSNTIVPSYFTPDFNMAQLYIEFNENAKALEILKRLEAKNNEDIDLLYSLALIHFRLNDMDKSYQYISRIQRDYLNRADIVGLYAYNLMKKNRLVEAKTILEKRLYAPEYNKRNELILDEVNQKIKDMPKEATVATKK from the coding sequence ATGAAAAATATGTCAAAATTAACAAACATCTCTCTTTCAATCTTGGTTACTGCAATGCTTGCGAGCTGTGCAGGGCCAAGCTTTAATAACCAGATCCAGAAGGATCAATACGACCTGTTAGCTGAAGAATCGTTCATGAGATACAACTCTAATCGCCTGGCGGCGATGGACTCTCCTAAGCGTGACTTTATTTCTTTATCGCTGATTTCTTGTCACCAACAAAAAGTGACAAAGGGTGAAGGGATTCTTGAAGAGAAAATGCAACAGAACAAGTCTAATCCATTCTATTGGAATGCATTGGGGACTTGTTACTCTCTTTCGAAAGATTACACTAAGGCCATCTTTTACTATGAGCTTGGATTAGAAGCGACGAGAGCTGGTAACAAAGACTTTAACGATAACCAGAAGAAGCTGGCGGAAGCGGTTATTTCCAACAACCTTGGATTGATCCACTTAACGTTTAAACGTTACAACGAAGCTTACGATGCATTTAAAAAGTCGAATACAATTGTACCAAGCTACTTCACTCCGGACTTCAACATGGCGCAACTGTATATTGAGTTCAATGAAAATGCGAAGGCACTTGAAATTTTAAAAAGACTTGAAGCAAAGAATAACGAAGATATCGATCTTCTCTACTCTCTAGCTTTAATTCACTTTAGACTAAACGACATGGATAAGTCGTACCAATATATCTCTCGTATCCAACGTGACTACTTGAACAGAGCAGATATCGTAGGACTCTACGCTTACAACCTGATGAAGAAAAATCGTCTGGTCGAAGCAAAGACTATCTTGGAAAAAAGACTTTATGCTCCCGAGTACAACAAAAGAAATGAATTGATCCTAGATGAAGTGAATCAAAAGATAAAAGATATGCCTAAAGAAGCAACTGTCGCTACCAAGAAGTAA